In the Blastocatellia bacterium genome, one interval contains:
- a CDS encoding DUF4394 domain-containing protein codes for MKTPMRSKIHRLAGFCATLSLLMALFNIAPLTSSAKIRPFFQMTTVPSELMFGLTTTNQLVSFRSNTPGTILSTVNITGLQPSEDLLGIDFRPATSELYGLGSTGRAYVINAVTGVASTITTTPTPLTGVSFGFDFNPMPDRIRVVSDSNLNLRLNPLNGNRADVPTNDGPLAYAAGDVNAGADPNVVAVGYTNAAFDPIFAASTMLFDIDSNLNILAFQNPPNAGTLNTIGSLGVDTTDIAGFDISGASGVAYASLNLMGTTSSTLYTVNLTTGAATMVGTIGTGTLLLESVTVSDIRSEVMFGLTNSNRLITFNSNDPGRVLKNVLITGLQTGEMLRGIDFRPVNGQLYGLGSTGRTYIINTATGVATSVTSTPATLSGTNFGVDFNPVPDRIRVVSDARQNIRLNPLNGNRADAPTPDGMLTYATGDVNAAATPMVVAAGYTNATFGPAPGTTMLFDIDAGLDVLAFQNPPNSGTLNTIGSLGVDTTSAAGFDISGRSGIAYASLNVSPATTSSLYSVSLTTGAATLIGTIGGGEIVNSVAVGEERIFALDANNNLMSFVSSNPSQLLSGPTPITGLQIGEFVQGMDFRPATAQLYALGSTGRTYIINPMNGVATQVGTAVVTLSGTNFGFDFNPVPDRIRVVSDARQDLRLNPNNGTLVSTDGIITYATGDLNAARIPVVTAVGYTNSFSGTTTTTLYDIDAATNTPGVSSILSIQNPPNNGTLMTQGNLNVTVGGSLAGFDIAANSNSAFAALSINNGLYSVNLSSGLVESGRVTFIGNIGTNVPVRDIAIVPATSVVTGLGLENPFLIAADTLNNRIQVAVDDSGNQALTTWRSICGPGTALGTFNGPRGVAADFTGLNIFVADTLNNRVQRSTDGGLSWTLVAGPGTAVGTVNRPEGVAYNSSTNTLYIADTGNNRIQVVTNATTAATGSALVFAGATAGTALGKFNQPTSVAVDIIGRVYVADTANNRLQFNVDGSLTGWQVFAGATAGTALGTVNQPRGIFVDSQNRVYVADTANNRVMMNVGGLPTGWTLVAGPGTALGTVNAPRGVVLSSLGNLFIGDTANNRIQRRTSAGVFSAVGVPGPAPTPGQFNQPSGVN; via the coding sequence ATGAAAACCCCCATGCGCTCGAAGATTCATAGGCTTGCTGGTTTTTGTGCAACTCTTAGTTTATTAATGGCTCTTTTTAATATTGCACCTTTAACCAGTAGTGCCAAAATTAGACCTTTCTTTCAAATGACAACAGTTCCTAGCGAACTTATGTTTGGTCTTACTACTACTAATCAATTAGTTAGTTTCAGAAGTAATACACCAGGCACAATACTTAGCACTGTAAACATCACCGGTTTACAACCAAGCGAAGATTTATTAGGAATAGATTTTCGTCCTGCTACTAGTGAACTTTATGGCCTAGGTAGCACAGGTCGTGCTTATGTGATTAATGCTGTTACAGGTGTAGCTAGTACAATTACAACTACACCAACTCCATTAACTGGTGTTTCTTTTGGGTTTGATTTTAACCCAATGCCAGATCGTATTCGCGTAGTCAGTGACTCAAATTTGAATCTGCGATTAAATCCACTAAATGGTAATAGAGCAGATGTACCAACTAATGATGGCCCATTAGCTTATGCAGCAGGTGATGTTAATGCTGGTGCAGATCCTAATGTTGTTGCAGTTGGTTATACAAACGCAGCTTTTGATCCTATTTTTGCTGCTTCTACAATGCTTTTTGATATTGACTCAAATTTAAATATCCTAGCATTCCAAAACCCACCTAATGCTGGAACACTTAATACTATTGGTTCATTAGGTGTTGATACCACTGATATTGCTGGTTTCGATATTTCTGGTGCTAGTGGTGTAGCTTATGCGTCCTTAAATTTAATGGGTACAACAAGTTCTACTTTGTACACAGTAAATTTAACTACTGGTGCAGCTACAATGGTTGGAACAATCGGCACTGGAACTCTTTTATTAGAAAGCGTTACTGTTTCAGACATTCGTAGTGAAGTTATGTTTGGTCTTACCAATAGTAATAGACTAATCACCTTTAACAGTAATGATCCTGGTAGAGTGCTTAAGAATGTATTAATCACAGGTTTACAAACAGGTGAAATGTTAAGAGGTATTGATTTTCGCCCTGTTAACGGCCAATTATATGGCTTAGGTTCTACAGGTAGAACTTACATAATCAATACTGCAACTGGTGTTGCAACCTCAGTAACTAGTACACCAGCAACATTAAGCGGTACAAACTTTGGTGTTGACTTCAACCCAGTTCCAGACCGTATTCGTGTAGTTAGTGATGCTCGTCAAAATATTAGACTAAACCCACTAAATGGTAATAGAGCAGATGCACCAACACCTGATGGTATGTTGACTTATGCTACTGGTGACGTTAACGCCGCTGCTACACCTATGGTTGTTGCTGCTGGTTATACAAATGCTACTTTTGGCCCTGCTCCAGGTACAACAATGTTATTTGACATTGATGCAGGTTTAGATGTTTTAGCATTCCAAAACCCACCAAATTCTGGAACACTTAATACCATTGGTTCATTAGGTGTTGACACTACATCTGCTGCTGGATTTGACATTTCTGGTCGTAGTGGTATTGCTTATGCTTCCTTAAATGTTTCACCTGCTACTACTTCTAGCCTTTATAGTGTTAGCTTAACCACTGGTGCAGCTACCCTTATTGGTACAATTGGCGGTGGTGAAATTGTTAATAGTGTCGCAGTTGGTGAAGAAAGAATATTTGCTCTTGATGCCAACAATAACTTAATGTCTTTTGTTAGCTCAAATCCAAGTCAATTACTTAGCGGCCCAACTCCAATAACTGGCCTGCAAATTGGTGAGTTTGTACAAGGTATGGATTTCCGTCCTGCTACTGCTCAGCTTTATGCTTTAGGTAGCACTGGACGTACCTATATCATTAACCCAATGAATGGTGTTGCTACTCAAGTTGGTACTGCTGTAGTAACTCTTAGTGGTACAAATTTTGGTTTTGATTTTAACCCAGTTCCAGACCGTATTCGTGTAGTTAGTGATGCCCGTCAAGACCTACGATTAAATCCAAACAATGGAACTTTGGTATCAACAGACGGAATTATCACTTATGCTACTGGTGATCTTAATGCTGCTCGTATTCCTGTAGTAACTGCTGTTGGTTACACTAATAGCTTCTCTGGTACAACAACAACAACCCTTTATGACATTGATGCTGCTACCAATACTCCTGGAGTATCATCTATCTTATCAATTCAAAATCCACCAAATAATGGTACTTTAATGACCCAAGGTAACTTAAATGTTACTGTAGGTGGTTCTTTAGCTGGTTTTGATATTGCAGCTAATTCCAATTCAGCATTTGCAGCACTTAGCATTAACAATGGTCTTTACAGCGTTAATCTTAGTTCTGGTTTAGTAGAATCTGGTCGTGTCACCTTTATTGGTAACATTGGAACTAATGTTCCAGTTCGTGATATTGCTATCGTCCCTGCTACTTCTGTTGTTACTGGTTTAGGATTAGAAAATCCATTCTTAATTGCTGCTGATACACTTAATAACCGTATTCAAGTAGCTGTTGATGATTCTGGTAATCAAGCTTTAACAACTTGGAGATCTATTTGTGGCCCAGGTACTGCATTAGGTACATTTAATGGCCCACGTGGTGTAGCTGCTGACTTTACTGGTCTAAATATTTTTGTTGCAGACACACTTAATAACCGTGTCCAACGCTCTACAGATGGTGGCTTAAGCTGGACATTAGTAGCTGGCCCAGGCACTGCTGTTGGTACTGTAAATAGACCTGAAGGAGTTGCTTATAACTCTTCAACTAATACACTCTACATTGCTGATACTGGTAATAACCGTATTCAAGTAGTCACTAATGCAACCACTGCTGCTACTGGTTCTGCTCTAGTATTTGCTGGTGCAACTGCTGGTACTGCTTTAGGTAAATTCAATCAACCTACTTCTGTAGCTGTAGATATTATTGGCCGTGTATATGTTGCTGATACTGCTAATAATCGCCTTCAATTTAATGTTGATGGTTCACTTACTGGTTGGCAAGTATTTGCAGGTGCAACTGCTGGTACTGCTCTTGGCACTGTAAATCAACCTCGTGGTATCTTTGTTGATTCACAAAATCGTGTATATGTTGCTGATACTGCTAACAATCGTGTAATGATGAATGTTGGCGGACTTCCCACTGGTTGGACATTAGTAGCTGGCCCAGGTACTGCACTTGGAACAGTTAATGCTCCTCGTGGTGTAGTTCTTTCCTCTTTAGGCAACCTCTTTATTGGTGACACAGCCAATAACCGCATTCAACGTAGAACTTCTGCTGGTGTATTTAGTGCTGTAGGCGTTCCAGGCCCAGCACCTACTCCAGGCCAATTTAATCAACCAAGTGGTGTAAACTAA
- a CDS encoding PilZ domain-containing protein: MVTMAKPINNCEHRQKPRFAAQQFIRLQVIDDEENESILALTKDISDEGVAILTYFPLPVGTQVKIVRDNDTIACAEVADWEWDYDCDMARIGLQVLDKTTVWPIN, translated from the coding sequence ATGGTTACAATGGCAAAACCTATAAATAATTGTGAACACCGACAAAAACCCCGTTTTGCAGCCCAACAATTTATTCGCTTGCAAGTTATAGATGATGAAGAGAATGAAAGCATTTTAGCACTTACTAAAGATATTAGTGATGAAGGCGTGGCGATATTAACTTATTTTCCTTTACCTGTTGGAACTCAAGTAAAAATTGTTAGAGATAATGACACTATTGCTTGTGCTGAAGTAGCAGATTGGGAATGGGACTATGATTGTGATATGGCAAGAATAGGGTTGCAAGTCTTGGATAAGACAACAGTTTGGCCTATTAATTAA
- a CDS encoding PAS domain S-box protein translates to MKEILRKSAFFPRPTIITPEEDTNHYLRLASIFDATTDLVATFDLNGKITHLNRAGQKLLGINPINENSPFPLINIYPEQQRNLILLEAIPMAMSEGVWSGETTIISYHTQIEVAVSQVIIAHKDKEEKIEFFSTIVRDISDIKQAEKTLEIFAKVFQCTQEAILISDSNNIIQKINPAFTTITGYTEEEVVGKNPRFLQSGRHDTSFYNNLWQSINVKGEWQGEIWNRRKNGEIYPEWLTISTIKDEKGRVTNYVAIFSDITTVKLAERHLIYMAHHDALTGLPNRILLKDRLKQALLKGNRNESLVAVVFIDLDRFKPVNDLWA, encoded by the coding sequence ATGAAAGAAATCCTACGTAAATCTGCATTTTTTCCTAGACCAACAATTATTACTCCAGAAGAAGATACAAATCACTACCTTAGACTAGCATCTATTTTTGATGCTACTACAGATCTAGTAGCAACTTTTGACCTTAATGGGAAAATAACTCACCTTAACCGCGCAGGACAAAAATTACTAGGAATTAATCCAATTAATGAAAATTCTCCTTTTCCTCTAATAAATATTTATCCAGAACAACAACGGAATTTAATTTTACTAGAAGCTATACCTATGGCAATGAGTGAAGGCGTTTGGAGTGGAGAAACTACTATCATTTCTTATCATACTCAAATAGAAGTAGCTGTCTCACAAGTAATTATTGCTCATAAAGATAAGGAAGAAAAAATAGAATTTTTTTCTACTATTGTTCGGGATATTTCTGACATAAAACAGGCAGAGAAAACACTAGAGATATTTGCTAAAGTTTTTCAATGTACACAAGAAGCTATTTTAATTTCAGATTCTAATAATATTATTCAAAAAATAAATCCAGCATTTACAACCATTACTGGCTACACAGAAGAAGAAGTAGTAGGAAAAAATCCTCGTTTTCTACAATCTGGCCGTCATGATACTTCTTTTTATAATAATCTTTGGCAATCAATTAATGTTAAAGGAGAATGGCAAGGAGAAATCTGGAACCGTAGAAAAAATGGTGAAATCTACCCAGAATGGCTAACCATTAGCACAATTAAAGATGAAAAAGGACGTGTTACTAATTATGTAGCTATTTTTTCAGATATCACAACTGTTAAGTTAGCAGAACGTCATTTAATTTATATGGCTCATCATGATGCACTAACTGGATTACCTAATAGAATTTTACTTAAAGACCGGCTTAAACAAGCTTTACTAAAAGGAAACCGTAATGAATCTTTAGTTGCAGTAGTTTTTATTGATTTAGATCGCTTTAAGCCTGTAAACGATTTATGGGCATAA
- a CDS encoding GGDEF domain-containing protein: MYGHKIGDLLLQAVAERLKGCVREEDTVARIGGDEFIIILEDIFSLEDAAKVAQKVVNTLSTAFAIEGKKLLIGASIGISIFPFHGHDPEILIKNADKAMYEIKEAGKNGFGFYK; the protein is encoded by the coding sequence ATTTATGGGCATAAAATAGGAGATTTACTTCTTCAAGCTGTAGCAGAACGTCTTAAAGGTTGTGTACGTGAGGAAGATACTGTAGCCAGAATAGGTGGAGATGAATTTATTATAATTTTAGAGGATATTTTCTCTTTAGAAGATGCAGCTAAAGTGGCCCAAAAAGTCGTTAACACTTTATCAACAGCTTTTGCAATTGAAGGAAAAAAGCTATTAATTGGTGCAAGTATTGGAATTAGTATTTTTCCTTTTCATGGACATGACCCAGAAATATTAATTAAAAATGCAGATAAGGCAATGTATGAAATTAAGGAAGCTGGAAAGAATGGTTTTGGCTTTTATAAGTAA
- a CDS encoding acetoacetate decarboxylase family protein yields MINQTGSLAEIPYPRPPWQLGGESWVGMFKSPGAANVPIPLKPLINPHYLVVAIIRYLYGTLTYDEMIIGSVARYGWRIGLYVHHIWVDDISSMWGGRKIWGLNKEMANFSWNRNIVQVSDELGVIASISVDQEKSRFPAIGLPVPSFRHLDERWLFTLGSIKTNLGRAGREINEWSQRFPYQALGRPSFSIAGKPFDMTFVAPKEL; encoded by the coding sequence ATGATAAATCAAACAGGCTCATTAGCAGAAATTCCTTATCCACGACCTCCTTGGCAACTAGGGGGAGAGTCCTGGGTAGGTATGTTTAAGTCGCCTGGTGCAGCTAATGTTCCTATTCCTCTTAAACCATTGATTAATCCTCATTACCTAGTTGTAGCAATTATTCGTTATTTATATGGCACTCTTACTTATGATGAAATGATTATAGGCTCAGTAGCTCGTTATGGTTGGCGAATAGGTTTATATGTTCATCATATTTGGGTTGATGATATTTCTTCTATGTGGGGTGGGCGTAAAATTTGGGGACTTAATAAAGAGATGGCTAACTTTTCTTGGAATAGAAATATAGTTCAAGTTAGCGATGAATTAGGTGTAATTGCTAGTATAAGCGTTGATCAAGAAAAGAGTCGATTTCCAGCAATTGGGCTACCTGTACCTAGTTTTAGACATTTAGATGAGCGATGGCTTTTTACTTTAGGCAGTATTAAAACTAATTTAGGGCGTGCTGGTAGGGAGATAAACGAATGGTCACAACGCTTTCCTTATCAAGCTTTGGGACGACCAAGTTTTAGTATTGCTGGTAAGCCTTTTGATATGACTTTTGTTGCTCCTAAAGAATTATAA
- a CDS encoding MBL fold metallo-hydrolase, with protein MIIKKDRLSSRIFVILFSLVLLLTTQFFTACKIEPIDKPTKDKTDKPKNDDTGKNTLGDKQLKVHMLDIGQGDSILIVTPEKKAILVDAGLVKAGDKVIETLEKYGISQIDLMVATHPHADHIGGMPKVLKAVPVKAFLDSGQEHPTATYEKLLTTVKEEVGKLTVARAGQNFELDSGIKIKILGPSKPLLEKVSGSVENANSVIMLLTYGDFRMIFTGDSEDETEERLLEKDFDLKAQVLKVAHHGSQYASSDEFLEKVSPEVALISCGEDNNYGHPSPPTLEKFKKAKVKVYRTDLQGEITVISDGKNYQVKTDHKATGDLWAGRTSSRSKSE; from the coding sequence ATGATAATAAAGAAAGATAGATTGTCCTCTCGTATCTTTGTAATACTGTTTTCATTAGTCCTACTATTAACTACACAATTCTTTACTGCTTGTAAGATAGAACCAATAGACAAGCCAACTAAAGATAAAACCGATAAACCAAAAAATGATGATACAGGTAAAAATACTTTAGGCGATAAACAGCTAAAAGTTCATATGCTAGATATTGGTCAAGGTGACAGCATATTAATTGTTACTCCAGAAAAAAAGGCTATACTTGTTGATGCAGGACTAGTCAAAGCAGGCGATAAAGTTATTGAAACACTAGAAAAATATGGTATTTCACAAATTGACTTAATGGTTGCAACTCATCCACATGCTGACCATATTGGAGGAATGCCTAAAGTGTTAAAAGCTGTTCCTGTAAAAGCTTTTCTTGATAGTGGACAAGAACATCCTACAGCGACTTATGAAAAATTACTTACTACAGTAAAAGAAGAAGTTGGTAAATTAACGGTTGCTCGTGCTGGACAAAATTTTGAGTTAGATTCAGGCATTAAAATAAAAATCCTAGGCCCATCCAAACCACTTTTAGAAAAAGTAAGCGGTAGTGTTGAAAATGCTAATTCTGTAATTATGTTGCTCACTTACGGGGATTTCCGTATGATTTTTACTGGTGATAGCGAAGATGAAACAGAAGAAAGATTGCTAGAAAAGGATTTTGACCTAAAAGCCCAAGTTCTAAAAGTCGCTCATCATGGTTCACAATATGCTTCAAGCGATGAATTTTTAGAAAAAGTCTCTCCAGAAGTCGCGCTTATTTCTTGTGGTGAAGATAATAATTATGGTCATCCCTCACCACCCACATTAGAAAAATTTAAAAAAGCTAAAGTTAAAGTTTATAGAACTGACCTTCAAGGTGAAATTACTGTGATTTCTGATGGTAAAAATTATCAAGTAAAAACAGATCATAAAGCTACTGGCGATCTTTGGGCCGGTCGTACTTCATCAAGATCTAAGTCTGAATAA
- a CDS encoding amidophosphoribosyltransferase, with protein MLDKLHEECGVFGIWNHPDAAHLTYLGLYALQHRGQESAGIVASDGNLLRAEKGMGYVNEVFKETQMSHLPGQASIGHVRYSTAGEVSIREAQPLLINYHRGQLAVCHNGNLPFANSLREELEAQGAIFSSTSDTEVVLHGIARSRSSNLYEAIVDTFSTIEGAYSMLFLTTDSLIAIRDPRGFRPLSLGKLASSYVIASETCAFDLIGAEHIRDIAPGEIVVINENGLNSFFPFPQKPSAMCIFEHVYFSRPDSIVFGQSVNKSRHKMGRQLAIEHPVTADIVVPIPDSGTAAAIGFAAQAGISFRFGLVRNHYIGRTFIQPQQSIRNFGVRVKLNPVRDLIEGRRVVLIDDSIVRGTTSQKIVAMLRQVGAKEVHMRISCPPTIAPCYYGVDTPSREELIAAHQSVKEICQFIGADSLGYLSIEGLLAACGEETAKPVFCTACYTNKYPIEVTASSKQICSVVDINKNVLAVSK; from the coding sequence ATGTTAGACAAACTTCATGAAGAATGTGGTGTTTTTGGTATCTGGAATCATCCAGATGCTGCTCATTTGACCTACTTAGGGCTTTATGCTCTCCAACATCGTGGTCAAGAATCCGCTGGTATTGTTGCTTCAGATGGTAATTTACTACGTGCTGAAAAAGGCATGGGGTATGTCAATGAGGTATTTAAAGAGACTCAAATGAGTCATTTACCTGGTCAAGCTAGTATTGGACATGTTCGCTACTCAACAGCAGGTGAAGTTTCAATTCGTGAAGCACAACCCCTACTAATTAATTATCATCGTGGTCAATTAGCCGTTTGTCATAATGGTAACTTACCTTTTGCCAATAGTTTAAGAGAAGAATTAGAAGCACAAGGAGCAATATTTTCTTCAACTAGTGATACAGAAGTAGTTTTACATGGAATTGCTCGTTCACGTTCAAGCAACCTTTATGAAGCAATAGTTGATACTTTTTCAACTATTGAAGGTGCTTATTCAATGCTATTTCTTACTACAGATAGCTTAATAGCTATTCGTGATCCAAGAGGTTTTAGACCGTTATCATTAGGCAAATTAGCTAGTAGTTATGTGATTGCTTCAGAAACCTGTGCTTTTGACTTAATTGGAGCAGAACACATTAGAGATATAGCACCAGGGGAAATAGTTGTAATTAATGAAAATGGACTAAATAGTTTTTTTCCTTTTCCTCAAAAACCTTCGGCAATGTGTATTTTTGAGCATGTTTATTTTTCCCGTCCAGATAGCATAGTTTTTGGTCAAAGTGTTAATAAAAGCCGTCATAAAATGGGTCGTCAACTAGCTATAGAACATCCTGTAACAGCAGATATTGTTGTTCCAATCCCTGATTCAGGTACAGCAGCAGCAATTGGTTTTGCTGCTCAAGCAGGGATTTCTTTTAGATTTGGGCTAGTACGTAATCATTATATTGGACGTACTTTTATACAGCCTCAACAATCTATTAGAAATTTTGGAGTAAGAGTTAAACTTAATCCTGTGCGAGATTTAATAGAAGGACGACGAGTAGTTTTAATTGATGATTCTATTGTACGAGGAACAACTAGCCAAAAAATTGTTGCAATGCTACGTCAAGTTGGCGCAAAAGAAGTTCATATGCGTATTAGTTGCCCTCCAACCATTGCACCTTGTTACTATGGCGTTGATACTCCTAGCCGAGAAGAGTTAATTGCGGCACATCAAAGTGTTAAGGAAATTTGCCAGTTTATTGGAGCAGATAGCCTTGGATATTTAAGTATTGAAGGCTTGTTGGCTGCTTGTGGAGAAGAAACAGCAAAACCAGTATTTTGCACTGCTTGTTATACAAATAAATACCCAATAGAAGTTACAGCGTCTAGTAAACAAATTTGCTCAGTTGTTGACATTAATAAAAATGTATTAGCAGTTAGTAAGTAA
- a CDS encoding sulfite exporter TauE/SafE family protein yields MCKLLGSINKLLGLLLIIIIISSSAIITLAHPLGNFTVNHFAKIEVTSEIISLRYVVDMAEIPALQEIQLLDTNGDRTPDQKELEIYLEKIALEYKEKLSLRINQTPLELKLIQKNISLPTGAGGLSTLRVECDFEATLNSLAINQPYQLDFTDTNHQDRQGWHEIFVKPASGVSIFNSTIFGNSITDELKAYPENMLLAPLNERSATLSFIKGLSPANSSPLLTREGRPSAQTSDPLTELIAVPKLTLGTAILGLFIALALGGFHALSPGHGKTIVGAYLIGSRGTINHALFLGLIVTITHTLGVFILGLITLFAAKYIVPEKIFPILSFTSGIIVIAIGLSLFINRLSAVLGLQLPVHSHEGEENNKSLSHSHDGVKHSHLPINKDGSEITWKNLLALGVSGGLLPCPSALVVLLAAISLNRIGYGLLLVVSFSIGLASVLSLIGLLFIYAKRFIDRPTFSNQRLVNVLPVISAFIITGLGVGICFQSLSQNSLTNFSLSPADIKTAWLSFVPIISLGFILGLKHAIEADHVAAVSAIVSEYKNLFKSSLVGVLWGAGHTVSLLLAGLLVILLKVEIPERVALGLEFGVAIMLVVLGVNSIYKLLNDRKSFSSEELSNSTSSLKKKSTFNSRPIVVGMIHGLAGSAALMVLVVGTTKSALVGLAYIVIFGIGSIGGMLLMSILISLPIHFTTNRFTQINLVVRALAGLFSFSCGLFMAYEIGFVEGLFR; encoded by the coding sequence ATGTGTAAGCTGCTAGGTTCAATTAATAAATTACTCGGATTATTACTTATAATAATTATAATTTCTAGCTCTGCAATAATAACTCTTGCACACCCATTAGGAAATTTTACTGTTAATCATTTTGCTAAAATTGAAGTCACCTCAGAAATTATCTCCTTACGCTATGTAGTTGATATGGCTGAAATTCCAGCACTTCAAGAAATACAACTACTTGATACAAATGGAGATCGTACACCTGATCAAAAAGAATTAGAAATTTATTTAGAAAAAATTGCTTTAGAATATAAAGAAAAATTAAGTTTAAGAATAAATCAAACTCCTTTAGAGCTAAAATTAATTCAAAAAAATATCTCCCTTCCTACTGGTGCAGGCGGGCTTTCAACATTACGGGTAGAGTGTGATTTTGAAGCTACACTAAATTCATTAGCAATTAATCAGCCCTATCAACTAGATTTTACAGACACTAATCATCAAGATCGTCAAGGATGGCATGAAATTTTTGTTAAACCAGCGTCAGGAGTAAGTATTTTTAATAGTACTATTTTTGGCAATTCTATAACAGATGAGCTTAAAGCCTACCCTGAAAATATGTTACTTGCTCCTCTTAATGAGCGCAGTGCAACTTTATCTTTTATTAAAGGTCTCAGCCCTGCTAATTCTTCACCTCTTCTTACTCGTGAAGGCCGCCCTAGTGCGCAAACTTCAGACCCTTTAACAGAGCTAATTGCCGTTCCAAAACTAACTTTAGGCACTGCAATTTTAGGCTTATTTATTGCTTTAGCTTTAGGCGGTTTTCATGCTCTTTCTCCAGGTCATGGTAAAACCATTGTTGGAGCATATTTAATTGGTTCACGAGGAACAATTAACCATGCACTTTTCCTTGGTTTAATAGTTACAATTACCCATACATTAGGGGTATTTATCTTAGGCTTAATTACTCTTTTTGCAGCAAAATATATTGTTCCAGAAAAAATCTTTCCTATACTTAGTTTTACTTCAGGAATAATTGTTATTGCTATTGGTTTAAGCTTATTTATAAACCGGCTTTCTGCTGTTTTAGGTCTACAACTTCCAGTTCATTCACATGAAGGAGAAGAAAATAATAAAAGTCTTTCACATTCGCATGATGGGGTAAAACATTCCCATTTACCTATAAATAAAGATGGTTCGGAAATAACTTGGAAAAATTTGCTAGCTCTAGGGGTTTCTGGGGGTCTTCTACCCTGTCCATCTGCTTTAGTCGTCTTACTTGCAGCTATATCCTTAAATCGTATAGGCTATGGTTTATTACTAGTAGTTTCTTTTAGTATTGGTTTAGCTAGTGTTTTAAGTCTTATTGGACTACTTTTTATTTATGCAAAACGTTTTATTGACCGCCCAACATTTTCTAACCAACGCTTAGTAAATGTTTTACCTGTTATTAGTGCTTTTATTATTACTGGTCTTGGTGTAGGTATTTGCTTTCAATCTTTAAGTCAAAATAGCTTAACCAATTTCTCACTCTCGCCTGCTGATATAAAGACTGCTTGGCTTTCATTTGTTCCAATAATCAGCCTAGGTTTTATCTTAGGTCTTAAACATGCGATTGAAGCCGACCATGTTGCGGCTGTATCAGCAATTGTTAGTGAGTATAAAAACTTATTTAAGTCCTCTCTTGTTGGCGTTTTATGGGGTGCTGGTCATACGGTTTCACTTTTATTAGCTGGGTTATTAGTTATTTTACTAAAAGTTGAAATACCAGAAAGAGTTGCTCTTGGACTAGAGTTTGGTGTAGCGATAATGCTTGTAGTTTTAGGAGTAAATTCTATTTACAAACTATTAAATGATAGAAAATCTTTTTCAAGTGAGGAGTTATCAAACTCTACTTCATCGCTAAAGAAAAAATCTACCTTTAATTCACGACCAATAGTAGTAGGTATGATACATGGTTTAGCTGGAAGTGCTGCACTTATGGTTTTAGTTGTTGGAACAACTAAATCAGCATTAGTTGGTTTAGCTTATATTGTAATTTTTGGTATTGGTTCAATAGGTGGAATGCTGCTGATGAGTATACTAATTAGTTTACCAATTCATTTTACTACTAATCGTTTTACTCAAATAAATCTAGTAGTAAGAGCTTTAGCTGGCTTATTTAGCTTTAGTTGTGGGCTATTTATGGCTTATGAAATAGGTTTTGTTGAAGGACTATTTCGCTAA